Proteins encoded together in one Thermomonospora curvata DSM 43183 window:
- the fxsT gene encoding FxSxx-COOH system tetratricopeptide repeat protein: MTRGGYTGAGGPSVAVPEVWGKIPPRNKNFTGREELLATLRRNISGQVTVVVPHALQGLGGVGKTQLAIEYAWRFRSEYELVWWIPADQPILVRSSLAAMAPHLGLPSASIMGTEEAAEAVLAALRRGDPYSRWLLIFDNAHEPEDINDVIPRGPGHVLITSRNQRWEGVAETLPVDVFTREESVQFLSKRVPRAISPQDADDLAEALGDLPLALEQAGALQAETGMSASEYLRLLRERTSQLLSEGKPSEYPVSMTAAWALSVNSLNKKMPEAVELLRCCAFFGPEPIPRDVFFRAHPGLGPKLSALLKDRIRLTRAIGELGRYALVRIDLASRTIQVHRLIQALLRDQLSEAERARIRNEVHLLLAQFVPEDPEDTNNWGRYQQLVGHIEPSGVRENQDPAIRDFALNMVRYLYMSGDYASARRLVNQLLDQWAANAGQEDLRILAARRHLGNILRALGEYSAAYEINRAALDAARERGLESHPEVVNLTNSLGADLRARGEFAEALKHDAESLRLHEEVFGRENIATLRAMNSLALDYGLNSDYARSRELHQDVFDLLHSGEQNAGAATVLNAWTGLARAVRLCGDYAEACDLGEDAYYYGIEQLSADHPWTLRTAKDLSIAWRRAGDYEKSLEVAEEMHSRHFRLFGIDHPDTLAAAIALANIQRTVGRLDEAMELAADTARRYSKAYGGDHPFKHGCYGNLALLRRVCGDAQGARETNEKALAGLESKLGRDHHYSLTVATNLASDLAVLGDLENACRLGQGTLRRLRKLLGETHPMTLLCAANLSVSLRAAGEEEQAERLYEETIDAYARTLGLEHPDAVVAQERRYLDADFDPPPI, from the coding sequence ATGACGCGGGGAGGATACACCGGGGCCGGCGGGCCGTCGGTTGCCGTCCCTGAGGTCTGGGGGAAGATCCCGCCCCGCAACAAGAACTTCACCGGGCGGGAAGAGCTGCTGGCCACCCTGCGGCGGAACATCAGCGGGCAGGTGACCGTGGTGGTTCCACACGCCCTGCAAGGCCTGGGCGGTGTGGGCAAGACCCAGCTGGCGATCGAGTACGCCTGGCGGTTCAGGTCCGAGTACGAATTGGTGTGGTGGATCCCGGCGGATCAGCCCATCCTGGTCCGTTCGTCCCTGGCGGCGATGGCTCCGCACCTGGGCCTTCCCTCGGCCTCGATCATGGGAACGGAGGAGGCCGCCGAGGCGGTGCTGGCGGCGTTGCGCCGGGGAGATCCCTACTCGCGCTGGTTGTTGATCTTCGATAACGCTCACGAGCCCGAGGACATCAACGATGTCATTCCCCGCGGGCCCGGCCATGTGCTGATCACCTCTCGTAACCAGCGCTGGGAGGGAGTGGCCGAAACCCTCCCGGTGGACGTGTTCACCCGGGAAGAAAGCGTGCAGTTTCTCAGCAAGCGAGTGCCGCGGGCGATCAGCCCGCAGGACGCCGACGACCTTGCGGAGGCGCTGGGAGATCTGCCGCTGGCCCTGGAACAGGCGGGCGCGCTGCAGGCGGAGACCGGCATGTCGGCCAGTGAGTACTTGCGGCTGCTGCGCGAGCGCACCAGCCAGCTGCTGTCGGAGGGCAAGCCCAGCGAATACCCGGTGTCGATGACGGCCGCATGGGCGCTGTCGGTGAACAGCCTCAACAAGAAGATGCCCGAAGCAGTGGAACTGCTGCGGTGCTGTGCCTTCTTCGGACCCGAACCCATTCCCCGGGACGTCTTCTTCCGGGCCCACCCGGGGCTGGGCCCCAAACTGTCCGCACTGCTCAAAGATCGCATCCGGCTCACCCGCGCGATCGGGGAACTGGGCCGCTATGCGTTGGTGCGCATCGACTTGGCCAGCCGCACGATCCAGGTGCACCGGCTGATTCAGGCCCTGCTGCGCGATCAGCTGTCCGAGGCCGAGCGGGCGCGGATCCGCAACGAGGTGCACCTGCTCCTTGCCCAGTTCGTGCCCGAAGACCCCGAGGACACTAATAACTGGGGCAGATACCAGCAGCTGGTCGGGCACATCGAGCCGTCGGGAGTGCGGGAGAACCAGGACCCGGCGATCCGTGACTTCGCCCTTAACATGGTGCGATACCTGTACATGTCCGGTGACTATGCCTCGGCCCGCCGGCTGGTCAATCAGCTGCTGGATCAGTGGGCGGCCAACGCCGGCCAAGAAGACCTCCGCATTCTGGCGGCCAGGCGGCATCTCGGCAACATCCTGCGGGCTCTCGGCGAGTACAGCGCCGCCTACGAGATCAACAGGGCCGCACTCGACGCCGCTCGGGAACGGGGCTTGGAGAGCCATCCAGAGGTGGTCAACCTCACCAACTCGCTGGGGGCCGACCTGCGGGCCCGGGGCGAGTTCGCTGAGGCGCTGAAACATGACGCCGAGTCCCTCAGACTGCACGAGGAGGTCTTCGGCAGGGAGAACATCGCGACCCTGCGAGCGATGAACAGCCTCGCACTGGACTACGGGCTCAACAGCGACTACGCCCGCTCCAGGGAGCTGCATCAGGATGTGTTCGATCTTTTGCACTCCGGAGAGCAGAACGCCGGCGCGGCCACCGTCCTGAACGCGTGGACCGGGCTGGCCCGTGCGGTACGGCTGTGCGGTGACTACGCGGAGGCCTGCGACCTCGGCGAGGACGCCTACTACTACGGCATCGAGCAGTTGAGCGCCGATCATCCGTGGACCCTGCGGACGGCCAAGGACCTGTCCATCGCCTGGCGACGCGCGGGCGACTATGAGAAGTCCCTGGAAGTGGCCGAGGAGATGCACTCCCGGCACTTCCGGCTGTTCGGGATCGACCACCCCGACACCTTGGCCGCCGCGATCGCCCTGGCGAACATCCAGCGGACGGTGGGGCGGCTGGATGAGGCCATGGAGCTGGCCGCCGACACGGCCCGGCGCTACTCCAAGGCGTACGGCGGCGACCATCCCTTCAAACACGGCTGTTACGGCAACCTGGCGCTGCTGCGCCGGGTGTGCGGGGACGCTCAAGGCGCCCGGGAGACCAACGAGAAGGCATTGGCGGGCCTGGAGAGCAAGCTCGGGCGGGACCACCACTACTCGCTGACGGTGGCCACCAACCTCGCCAGCGACCTGGCGGTGCTGGGCGATCTGGAGAACGCCTGCCGGCTCGGTCAGGGCACGCTGCGCAGGCTGCGCAAGCTTCTGGGCGAGACGCACCCGATGACGCTGCTGTGCGCGGCGAACCTGTCGGTCTCCCTGCGGGCGGCCGGCGAGGAGGAACAGGCCGAGCGGCTGTACGAAGAGACCATCGACGCCTACGCCAGAACGCTGGGGCTGGAGCACCCGGACGCGGTGGTCGCCCAGGAACGCCGGTACCTGGACGCCGACTTCGACCCGCCGCCCATCTGA
- a CDS encoding HEXXH motif domain-containing protein: protein MDFSRHHVPKKDFFALAAGGGGARALTALHAAQRSKRMLLIHGVQNAATKVGHAEADQARHAYRLLADIEQTHPAQTWSVLSYPLVGVWARRTLLALLGEQGDPKTARPGELAALAAAAAVRARRPCTVEVPVREGAVILPSLGRALLPGQDTALVRSGPNRSEVIAAGVTITIPSDPHEDGPGWQALRRLRAQWQGSRVEFLLDDHDPDRAPGSAPLDRRLTDEELRYWRETLQQAWRILCSGHWTTAEEVASSITVLTPLTPPKQGQSSATPRHAFGNVGLSTPPDPHFFAVTLAHEVQHTKLSALLDVVPLTLPDDGSRYYAPWREDPRPAEGLLQGTYAHLGIAGFWRRQRERESGPLALRAHSDFARWREAADLGARTLLASGRLTPEGEAFVARMRRTLRPWLDEPVSRPALERAHEAARRHLTRWRLRNGEPSLLPAS, encoded by the coding sequence ATGGATTTCAGCAGACACCACGTCCCCAAAAAAGATTTCTTCGCCTTGGCCGCTGGAGGAGGTGGAGCACGCGCCCTGACCGCACTGCATGCGGCGCAACGCAGCAAACGCATGCTGCTGATCCATGGTGTGCAGAACGCTGCGACCAAGGTCGGCCACGCTGAGGCGGATCAGGCCCGGCACGCCTACCGCCTGCTGGCCGACATCGAGCAAACCCATCCCGCCCAGACTTGGTCTGTGCTGTCCTACCCCCTCGTGGGGGTGTGGGCACGGCGCACCCTGCTGGCACTGCTCGGCGAGCAGGGAGATCCGAAGACGGCCCGCCCAGGGGAGCTGGCGGCCCTGGCCGCCGCGGCGGCCGTCCGGGCACGACGTCCCTGTACGGTGGAGGTCCCGGTGCGCGAGGGTGCCGTCATTCTTCCCTCTCTGGGGCGCGCACTGCTCCCGGGCCAGGACACCGCATTGGTGCGATCAGGCCCCAACCGGTCCGAGGTGATCGCGGCAGGCGTCACCATTACGATCCCCAGCGACCCGCACGAAGACGGACCCGGCTGGCAGGCGCTACGCCGGCTGCGCGCCCAGTGGCAGGGATCCCGGGTGGAGTTCCTGCTGGACGACCATGACCCCGACCGCGCCCCTGGGAGCGCCCCTTTGGACCGACGGCTCACAGATGAGGAGCTGCGGTACTGGCGGGAGACGCTCCAGCAGGCCTGGCGGATTCTGTGCAGCGGGCACTGGACCACCGCCGAGGAGGTCGCCTCCTCCATCACCGTGCTGACTCCGCTCACCCCGCCCAAGCAGGGCCAATCCAGCGCCACGCCCCGGCACGCCTTCGGCAACGTGGGGTTGTCGACCCCGCCCGACCCCCACTTCTTCGCGGTGACGCTGGCCCACGAGGTGCAGCACACCAAGCTGTCGGCGCTGCTGGATGTGGTCCCGCTGACCCTGCCCGACGACGGCAGCCGCTACTACGCGCCCTGGCGGGAGGATCCCCGTCCGGCCGAAGGGCTGCTGCAGGGCACGTACGCCCACCTCGGGATCGCCGGCTTCTGGCGGCGCCAGCGCGAACGCGAGTCGGGCCCGCTCGCCCTGCGCGCCCACAGCGACTTCGCCCGCTGGCGGGAGGCGGCGGACCTGGGCGCCCGGACCCTGCTGGCCAGCGGCCGGCTCACCCCCGAAGGCGAGGCGTTCGTCGCACGGATGCGCCGCACCCTGCGCCCTTGGCTGGACGAGCCGGTGAGCCGTCCGGCCTTGGAGCGCGCCCACGAGGCTGCCCGCCGTCACCTGACCCGCTGGCGGCTCCGCAACGGGGAGCCCTCTTTGCTGCCCGCCTCCTGA